In Elephas maximus indicus isolate mEleMax1 chromosome 7, mEleMax1 primary haplotype, whole genome shotgun sequence, the following proteins share a genomic window:
- the LOC126079295 gene encoding olfactory receptor 1038 produces MASVNMTYVTEFILNGITDRPELQAPCFAVFLVIYLVTVLGNLGLIILIRIDTRLHTPMYYFLSHLAFVDLCYSSAITPKMMVNFVAEHNTIPFHACATQLGCFLTFMITECFLLASMAYDRYVAICSPLHYSIRMSKRVCLQLVAIPYIYSFLVALFHTIITFRLTYCGPNVINHFYCDDLPLLALSCSDTHMKEILIFTFSGFDMICSSSVVLISYVFIIAAILRIHSTQGRRKVISTCGSHMVAVTIFYGTLIFMYLQPTSNHSLDTDKMASVFYTVVIPMLNPLIYSLRNKEVKEALKKALDKGCETLKMLQLRK; encoded by the coding sequence ATGGCTTCTGTTAACATGACTTATGTCACTGAGTTCATTCTCAACGGCATTACAGACCGGCCAGAGCTCCAGGCCCCGTGTTTTGCGGTATTTTTAGTCATCTATCTGGTCACAGTTCTGGGGAACTTGGGACTGATTATCTTAATCAGGATTGACACTCGACTCCACACACCTATGTACTATTTCCTCAGCCACCTGGCCTTTGTAGACCTTTGTTACTCCTCTGCCATTACCCCAAAGATGATGGTGAACTTTGTTGCAGAACACAACACTATTCCTTTCCATGCTTGTGCAACACAGCTGGGCTGCTTTCTTACCTTCATGATCACTGAGTGTTTCCTTTTAGCCTCTATGGCGTATGATCGCTACGTAGCCATCTGTAGTCCCCTGCATTATTCAATACGGATGTCAAAAAGAGTCTGCCTTCAATTAGTGGctattccatatatatatagcttTCTGGTTGCCCTCTTCCATACCATTATTACCTTCCGTCTAACTTACTGCGGACCCAATGTAATTAACCATTTCTATTGCGATGACCTTCCTCTCTTAGCTCTGTCCTGTTCAGACACACATATGAAGGAAATTCTGATCTTCACTTTCTCTGGCTTTGATATGATCTGTTCCTCTTCAGTTGTACTCATCTCCTACGTCTTTATCATTGCCGCCATTTTAAGGATTCACTCCACCCAGGGGCGACGCAAGGTCATCTCCACCTGTGGCTCTCATATGGTGGCTGTCACTATTTTCTATGGCACACTGATCTTTATGTACCTACAGCCTACATCAAACCACTCTCTGGACACAGACAAAATGGCTTCTGTGTTTTACACTGTAGTGATCCCCATGTTGAACCCTCTCATCTATAGTCTAAGGAACAAGGAGGTAAAAGAAGCCTTGAAGAAAGCCTTGGATAAAGGTTGTGAAACTTTAAAGATGTTGCAATTaagaaaatga